One window from the genome of Hydractinia symbiolongicarpus strain clone_291-10 chromosome 1, HSymV2.1, whole genome shotgun sequence encodes:
- the LOC130638947 gene encoding arginine kinase-like isoform X1, which produces MSFIPSWLFFFVIIQFFYCVYDSVQRRNDLFICYNLLCVLQANKYLNISNIKLKFDKKKCTSFLHAIRTMGHFISKSKSQKMTTTYVTLSEAKKNAKIDPNFDLILDDDLAQNKWPKQLDEHKTKEKQSLMAQTVDQKLFNKLKQLKTEKAGWTIARAINTGVCYPTSFMGCHAGDLESYSVYKELFHPVIEKYHKGYKLDGSMKHVTDMDVSKITIDLSESAKAKIISTRIRCARNIAAFPLNPGASKENRIAIADLMEKVFHDISSSDDPNLQDLGGTFYRHTTMTPEETQQLVDDHFLFRGKDKMQAASGYHQYWPEGRGIFCSKDKTFLLWINEGDHLRIISMEKGGDVKRVFERLARGAKAIEEGLKKITQKEDVFMSDPMLGMVTCCPTNLGTGMRGSVHILVPKLIKSMGFEKIDELARTMNCQARGSTGEHSEVIDRIDVSNWRRLGFPEYVLVQDMITFANKLAEMEDSCANN; this is translated from the exons ATGTCGTTTATCCCAAGTTGGCTATTCTTTTTTGtgataattcaatttttttattgtgtataCGACAGTGTTCAAAGAAGAAACGATTTATTTATATGTTATAATTTGCTGTGTGTTTTACAAGCAAATAAATATCTTAATATCTCAAATATCAAACTAAAGtttgataaaaagaaatgtaCAAGTTTTTTACACGCAATACGAACAA TGGGCCACTTCATCAGTAAATCAAAATCTCAAAAGATGACTACAACGTATGTCACTCTAAGTGAAGCCAAGAAGAATGCAAAAATTGATCCCAATTTCGATTTAATTTTGGACGATGATTTGGCGCAAAACAAGTGGCCTAAACAACTTGATGAGCATAAAACGAAAGAAAAACAGTCACTGATGGCGCAGACCGTAGATCAAAAACTGTTCAACAAACTCAAGCAATTGAAAACAGAAAAAGCAGGTTGGACCATCGCGAGAGCTATCAACACCGGAGTGTGCTATCCGACGTCGTTCATGGGCTGTCATGCCGGTGATTTGGAGTCGTACtcagtatacaaagaactatTTCACCCTGTCATCGAGAAATACCACAAGGGTTACAAACTGGATGGATCTATGAAACACGTGACCGATATGGATGTTTCGAAGATCACCATAGATTTGTCTGAGTCAGCAAAAGCTAAGATCATTTCCACGCGCATTCGATGCGCACGTAACATTGCTGCGTTCCCTTTGAATCCTGGTGCTTCGAAGGAAAATCGGATTGCCATTGCAGACCTGATGGAAAAAGTGTTTCATGATATTTCTTCTAGTGATGATCCAAATTTGCAAGATTTGGGCGGTACTTTTTACCGCCATACAACCATGACGCCCGAAGAAACACAACAACTTGTTGACGATCACTTTTTGTTCAGAGGAAAAGACAAAATGCAGGCTGCGTCGGGATATCACCAGTACTGGCCTGAAGGTCGGGGAATCTTCTGTTCGAAGGACAAAACATTTCTTTTGTGGATTAACGAAGGAGATCATTTACGTATTATTAGCATGGAGAAGGGTGGTGACGTGAAGAGAGTGTTCGAACGCCTCGCACGTGGAGCAAAAGCAATCGAGGAGGGTTTAAAGAAAATCACGCAGAAGGAAGATGTTTTCATGTCTGATCCTATGTTAGGTATGGTGACATGTTGTCCAACAAATTTGGGGACAGGCATGAGAGGTTCTGTGCATATACTAGTACCAAAGTTAATCAAATCGATGGGTTTTGAAAAAATTGACGAACTAGCTCGTACTATGAATTGccaggctcgtggaagcaccgGAGAGCACTCAGAAGTTATCGACCGCATCGATGTTTCGAACTGGAGACGTCTTGGATTCCCGGAGTATGTTTTGGTTCAAGATATGATTACATTTGCGAACAAGTTAGCTGAAATGGAGGACAGCTGTGCAAATAACTAA
- the LOC130638947 gene encoding arginine kinase-like isoform X2, whose product MGHFISKSKSQKMTTTYVTLSEAKKNAKIDPNFDLILDDDLAQNKWPKQLDEHKTKEKQSLMAQTVDQKLFNKLKQLKTEKAGWTIARAINTGVCYPTSFMGCHAGDLESYSVYKELFHPVIEKYHKGYKLDGSMKHVTDMDVSKITIDLSESAKAKIISTRIRCARNIAAFPLNPGASKENRIAIADLMEKVFHDISSSDDPNLQDLGGTFYRHTTMTPEETQQLVDDHFLFRGKDKMQAASGYHQYWPEGRGIFCSKDKTFLLWINEGDHLRIISMEKGGDVKRVFERLARGAKAIEEGLKKITQKEDVFMSDPMLGMVTCCPTNLGTGMRGSVHILVPKLIKSMGFEKIDELARTMNCQARGSTGEHSEVIDRIDVSNWRRLGFPEYVLVQDMITFANKLAEMEDSCANN is encoded by the exons A TGGGCCACTTCATCAGTAAATCAAAATCTCAAAAGATGACTACAACGTATGTCACTCTAAGTGAAGCCAAGAAGAATGCAAAAATTGATCCCAATTTCGATTTAATTTTGGACGATGATTTGGCGCAAAACAAGTGGCCTAAACAACTTGATGAGCATAAAACGAAAGAAAAACAGTCACTGATGGCGCAGACCGTAGATCAAAAACTGTTCAACAAACTCAAGCAATTGAAAACAGAAAAAGCAGGTTGGACCATCGCGAGAGCTATCAACACCGGAGTGTGCTATCCGACGTCGTTCATGGGCTGTCATGCCGGTGATTTGGAGTCGTACtcagtatacaaagaactatTTCACCCTGTCATCGAGAAATACCACAAGGGTTACAAACTGGATGGATCTATGAAACACGTGACCGATATGGATGTTTCGAAGATCACCATAGATTTGTCTGAGTCAGCAAAAGCTAAGATCATTTCCACGCGCATTCGATGCGCACGTAACATTGCTGCGTTCCCTTTGAATCCTGGTGCTTCGAAGGAAAATCGGATTGCCATTGCAGACCTGATGGAAAAAGTGTTTCATGATATTTCTTCTAGTGATGATCCAAATTTGCAAGATTTGGGCGGTACTTTTTACCGCCATACAACCATGACGCCCGAAGAAACACAACAACTTGTTGACGATCACTTTTTGTTCAGAGGAAAAGACAAAATGCAGGCTGCGTCGGGATATCACCAGTACTGGCCTGAAGGTCGGGGAATCTTCTGTTCGAAGGACAAAACATTTCTTTTGTGGATTAACGAAGGAGATCATTTACGTATTATTAGCATGGAGAAGGGTGGTGACGTGAAGAGAGTGTTCGAACGCCTCGCACGTGGAGCAAAAGCAATCGAGGAGGGTTTAAAGAAAATCACGCAGAAGGAAGATGTTTTCATGTCTGATCCTATGTTAGGTATGGTGACATGTTGTCCAACAAATTTGGGGACAGGCATGAGAGGTTCTGTGCATATACTAGTACCAAAGTTAATCAAATCGATGGGTTTTGAAAAAATTGACGAACTAGCTCGTACTATGAATTGccaggctcgtggaagcaccgGAGAGCACTCAGAAGTTATCGACCGCATCGATGTTTCGAACTGGAGACGTCTTGGATTCCCGGAGTATGTTTTGGTTCAAGATATGATTACATTTGCGAACAAGTTAGCTGAAATGGAGGACAGCTGTGCAAATAACTAA
- the LOC130638947 gene encoding arginine kinase-like isoform X3, whose product MTTTYVTLSEAKKNAKIDPNFDLILDDDLAQNKWPKQLDEHKTKEKQSLMAQTVDQKLFNKLKQLKTEKAGWTIARAINTGVCYPTSFMGCHAGDLESYSVYKELFHPVIEKYHKGYKLDGSMKHVTDMDVSKITIDLSESAKAKIISTRIRCARNIAAFPLNPGASKENRIAIADLMEKVFHDISSSDDPNLQDLGGTFYRHTTMTPEETQQLVDDHFLFRGKDKMQAASGYHQYWPEGRGIFCSKDKTFLLWINEGDHLRIISMEKGGDVKRVFERLARGAKAIEEGLKKITQKEDVFMSDPMLGMVTCCPTNLGTGMRGSVHILVPKLIKSMGFEKIDELARTMNCQARGSTGEHSEVIDRIDVSNWRRLGFPEYVLVQDMITFANKLAEMEDSCANN is encoded by the coding sequence ATGACTACAACGTATGTCACTCTAAGTGAAGCCAAGAAGAATGCAAAAATTGATCCCAATTTCGATTTAATTTTGGACGATGATTTGGCGCAAAACAAGTGGCCTAAACAACTTGATGAGCATAAAACGAAAGAAAAACAGTCACTGATGGCGCAGACCGTAGATCAAAAACTGTTCAACAAACTCAAGCAATTGAAAACAGAAAAAGCAGGTTGGACCATCGCGAGAGCTATCAACACCGGAGTGTGCTATCCGACGTCGTTCATGGGCTGTCATGCCGGTGATTTGGAGTCGTACtcagtatacaaagaactatTTCACCCTGTCATCGAGAAATACCACAAGGGTTACAAACTGGATGGATCTATGAAACACGTGACCGATATGGATGTTTCGAAGATCACCATAGATTTGTCTGAGTCAGCAAAAGCTAAGATCATTTCCACGCGCATTCGATGCGCACGTAACATTGCTGCGTTCCCTTTGAATCCTGGTGCTTCGAAGGAAAATCGGATTGCCATTGCAGACCTGATGGAAAAAGTGTTTCATGATATTTCTTCTAGTGATGATCCAAATTTGCAAGATTTGGGCGGTACTTTTTACCGCCATACAACCATGACGCCCGAAGAAACACAACAACTTGTTGACGATCACTTTTTGTTCAGAGGAAAAGACAAAATGCAGGCTGCGTCGGGATATCACCAGTACTGGCCTGAAGGTCGGGGAATCTTCTGTTCGAAGGACAAAACATTTCTTTTGTGGATTAACGAAGGAGATCATTTACGTATTATTAGCATGGAGAAGGGTGGTGACGTGAAGAGAGTGTTCGAACGCCTCGCACGTGGAGCAAAAGCAATCGAGGAGGGTTTAAAGAAAATCACGCAGAAGGAAGATGTTTTCATGTCTGATCCTATGTTAGGTATGGTGACATGTTGTCCAACAAATTTGGGGACAGGCATGAGAGGTTCTGTGCATATACTAGTACCAAAGTTAATCAAATCGATGGGTTTTGAAAAAATTGACGAACTAGCTCGTACTATGAATTGccaggctcgtggaagcaccgGAGAGCACTCAGAAGTTATCGACCGCATCGATGTTTCGAACTGGAGACGTCTTGGATTCCCGGAGTATGTTTTGGTTCAAGATATGATTACATTTGCGAACAAGTTAGCTGAAATGGAGGACAGCTGTGCAAATAACTAA